Proteins encoded in a region of the Dehalococcoidia bacterium genome:
- a CDS encoding toll/interleukin-1 receptor domain-containing protein: MANPKHVALVKKGAGAIAAWRESASATQLDLRGADLWSADLTDADLRSADLTGAHLRGADLGGAFLTGAVLRDADLTDAVLTHASIGWTILADADLAEAIGLADVHHDYPSTVGVDTLARTLRSSGGRFTEEQLLFFTGAGVPGTLLNYLPDLLETNPIQFYSCVISYSTKDDAFASALHDDLEKAGVKTWKWDLDGVVGRGLMENVGRAIHNYDKMILVCSEHSLASKGVDEEIVKALQKEKRL; the protein is encoded by the coding sequence ATGGCTAATCCAAAGCACGTGGCCCTCGTCAAGAAGGGCGCAGGGGCTATTGCCGCCTGGCGCGAGTCGGCCTCCGCCACGCAGCTAGACCTGAGGGGCGCTGACCTGTGGAGCGCTGACCTGACGGACGCTGATCTGAGGAGCGCTGACCTGACAGGCGCTCACCTGAGGGGCGCTGACCTGGGGGGCGCCTTCCTGACCGGTGCTGTCCTGAGGGACGCTGACCTGACGGACGCTGTCCTGACGCACGCGAGCATCGGTTGGACAATTCTGGCCGACGCGGACTTGGCCGAGGCAATAGGGCTCGCGGATGTCCATCACGACTACCCATCCACCGTCGGCGTGGACACGCTGGCGCGCACCCTCCGCAGCAGCGGCGGGCGGTTCACAGAGGAGCAACTCCTATTCTTCACCGGCGCGGGCGTACCAGGCACGCTGCTGAACTATCTGCCCGACCTGCTGGAGACCAACCCCATCCAGTTCTATTCCTGCGTCATCAGCTACTCCACCAAAGACGACGCGTTCGCCTCGGCGCTGCACGACGACCTGGAGAAGGCGGGTGTGAAGACGTGGAAATGGGACCTGGACGGCGTGGTGGGGCGGGGCCTGATGGAGAATGTGGGCCGGGCCATCCACAACTACGACAAGATGATCCTCGTGTGCTCGGAACACTCCCTGGCGAGCAAAGGGGTGGACGAAGAGATCGTGAAGGCGCTGCAAAAAGAGAAGCGGTTATGA